The following are encoded in a window of Amaranthus tricolor cultivar Red isolate AtriRed21 chromosome 2, ASM2621246v1, whole genome shotgun sequence genomic DNA:
- the LOC130806874 gene encoding L-ascorbate oxidase-like translates to MNKFSCSMGNSIDVLKLMVWCFMASLMVVGLAAAKVRHLEWEVEYMFWAPDCEERVVMGINGQFPGPTIRAQVGDTIHVDLTNKLGTEGVVIHWHGIRQLGTPWADGTALISQCPINPGETFTYRFTVDKAGTYFYHGHYGMQRSSGLYGSLIVDEADRHNEPFHYDGEFNLLLSDWWHESAHHQEVGLNSKPFRWIGEPQTLLINGRGQYNCSLRPYFGNSSANQCNFQGSEQCAPQLLNVLPNKTYRIRLASTTALASLNFAIGNHKMLVVEADGNYVQPFTVDDLDIYSGESYSVLINTNQNPNQNYWISIGVRGRQPRTPPALTLIHYITTLASNLPTIPPPITPTWNNYTHSKFFTNKIFALMGSPIPPKTYNRRIILLNTQNRIDGFMKWAINNVSFVFPPTPYLGSIRFGLKNAFDQANPPETFPSNYDIMNQAPNPNATYGNSVYKLEYNTTIDIILQNANALAQNVSEIHPWHLHGHDFWVLGYGEGKFSKEDEDKLNLKNPPLRNTAVIFPYGWTALRFVADNPGAWAFHCHIEPHLHMGMGVVLAISIDRVKGIPSNALGCGLTSKMFLKKNILP, encoded by the exons ATGAACAAGTTTTCTTGTTCCATGGGCAACTCCATAGATGTGCTTAAGCTCATGGTTTGGTGCTTCATGGCATCATTAATGGTGGTTGGGTTGGCGGCAGCGAAAGTCCGGCATTTGGAATGGGAGGTGGAGTACATGTTTTGGGCACCCGATTGTGAAGAGCGGGTAGTAATGGGTATCAATGGTCAATTCCCTGGCCCGACAATTCGGGCTCAAGTTGGAGATACCATTCATGTTGATCTTACTAACAAACTTGGTACTGAAGGTGTTGTGATTCATTGGCATGGTATTAGACAG TTGGGAACACCATGGGCAGATGGAACTGCTTTAATTTCCCAATGTCCCATTAACCCTGGTGAGACTTTTACTTACAGATTCACTGTTGACAAG GCTGGAACATACTTTTACCATGGACATTATGGAATGCAAAGATCATCAGGATTATATGGATCATTGATAGTAGATGAAGCTGATAGACACAATGAACCTTTTCATTATGATGGTGAATTCAATTTGTTATTAAGTGATTGGTGGCATGAAAGTGCTCATCACCAAGAAGTTGGCCTCAATTCCAAGCCTTTTCGATGGATTGGTGAACCTCAA ACTCTACTGATAAATGGGAGAGGACAGTACAATTGTTCCCTAAGGCCATATTTTGGCAACTCATCGGCAAATCAATGCAACTTCCAAGGAAGTGAGCAATGCGCTCCACAACTGCTTAATGTACTACCAAACAAGACTTATAGAATTAGACTTGCGAGTACTACCGCTCTCGCTTCCCTCAACTTTGCAATCGGG AATCATAAAATGTTAGTAGTCGAAGCCGATGGAAACTATGTACAACCATTCACGGTAGATGACTTAGACATTTATTCAGGAGAAAGCTACTCGGTTTTAATCAACACAAATCAAAACCCGAATCAAAACTATTGGATATCAATAGGAGTTCGAGGAAGACAACCAAGAACACCACCGGCTCTTACTTTAATTCATTACATAACAACGTTAGCTTCAAATCTTCCAACAATACCACCCCCAATTACTCCTACATGGAATAATTACACTCATAGTAAATTTTTTACTAACAAAATATTTGCCCTAATGGGATCTCCAATTCCACCAAAAACTTATAATCGTCGTATTATTCTCCTCAATACTCAAAATCGAATCGATGGATTCATGAAATGGGCTATAAACAATGTATCCTTTGTTTTTCCCCCCACTCCTTACTTGGGTTCGATTCGATTTGGGCTCAAAAACGCATTCGATCAGGCAAATCCACCCGAAACTTTCCCTTCAAATTATGATATAATGAATCAAGCACCAAACCCTAATGCTACATATGGGAATAGTGTTTATAAACTTGAGTACAACACAACCATAGacataattttacaaaatgCAAATGCATTAGCACAAAATGTAAGTGAAATTCATCCATGGCATCTTCATGGTCATGATTTTTGGGTGTTGGGCTATGGAGAAGGTAAGTTTAGTaaagaagatgaagataaaTTGAATCTAAAGAATCCACCATTGAGAAATACAGCAGTGATCTTTCCATATGGGTGGACAGCCTTAAGATTTGTGGCTGATAATCCTGGTGCATGGGCTTTTCATTGCCATATTGAGCCTCATTTGCATATGGGTATGGGTGTTGTTTTAGCTATTTCTATTGATAGAGTTAAGGGTATTCCTAGTAATGCTCTTGGTTGTGGTCTTACAAGTAAGATGTTTTTGAAGAAGAATATTCTACCTTGA
- the LOC130806877 gene encoding calmodulin-7, which translates to MADQLSDDQISEFKEAFSLFDKDGDGCITTKELGTVMRSLGQNPTEAELQDMINEVDADGNGTIDFPEFLNLMARKMKDTDSEEELKEAFRVFDKDQNGFISAAELRHVMTNLGEKLTDEEVDEMIREADVDGDGQINYEEFVKVMMAK; encoded by the exons ATGGCCGATCAACTCAGCGATGACCAGATCTCTGAATTCAAGGAAGCCTTCAGCCTTTTCGATAAGGATGGCGATG GCTGTATCACCACCAAAGAACTTGGAACTGTGATGCGTTCACTTGGACAAAACCCTACCGAGGCAGAGCTCCAGGACATGATAAATGAAGTAGATGCTGATGGAAATGGTACAATTGACTTCCCCGAGTTCCTCAATCTCATGGCCAGGAAAATGAAGGACACCGACTCAGAGGAAGAGCTTAAGGAAGCCTTCAGAGTTTTCGACAAGGATCAAAATGGTTTCATTTCTGCTGCAGAGCTTCGCCACGTGATGACAAATCTTGGTGAAAAGCTAACTGATGAAGAAGTTGATGAAATGATCCGTGAGGCAGATGTAGACGGTGATGGCCAGATCAACTACGAGGAATTCGTTAAGGTTATGATGGCCAAGTGA